In a genomic window of Candidatus Competibacteraceae bacterium:
- the prmC gene encoding peptide chain release factor N(5)-glutamine methyltransferase, producing the protein MLAGATRCLAQASAAPRLDAEVLLAATLERSRAYLLAWPEQVPTSAQAARFKAWLERRLAGEPVAYLLGRREFWSLELEVTPDTLIPRPETELLVELALAHLPVGRPVLIADLGTGSGAIALALAVERPLARIVATDCSPAALAVARSNASRLGISHIQFREGDWCAPLAGDRFDSIVANPPYVAASDPRWRAGELRFEPPQALVSGEDGLSALRAIVAQAPDHLAPAGWLLLEHGYDQGETVPALLRRRGFVEIADHRDTAGVSRCACGRWPG; encoded by the coding sequence TTGCTAGCCGGCGCGACCCGCTGCTTGGCGCAGGCCAGCGCCGCGCCGCGCCTGGATGCGGAAGTTCTGCTCGCGGCGACATTGGAGCGCTCCCGCGCCTATCTGCTGGCGTGGCCGGAGCAGGTCCCGACCTCGGCGCAAGCGGCTCGTTTCAAGGCTTGGCTGGAGCGGCGGCTCGCCGGCGAACCGGTCGCTTATCTGCTCGGCCGGCGAGAATTCTGGTCGCTGGAGCTGGAGGTCACACCGGATACCTTGATTCCTCGGCCGGAAACCGAGCTGCTGGTGGAACTGGCGCTGGCCCATTTGCCGGTGGGTCGGCCGGTACTCATCGCCGATCTCGGCACCGGCAGCGGCGCGATTGCGTTGGCGCTGGCGGTCGAACGTCCTCTGGCGCGGATCGTCGCCACCGATTGCAGTCCGGCGGCCCTGGCCGTCGCCCGCAGTAATGCCAGTCGGCTGGGCATCAGCCATATTCAATTCCGCGAAGGCGATTGGTGCGCGCCGCTGGCCGGGGATCGCTTCGATTCGATCGTCGCCAATCCGCCGTATGTCGCCGCCAGCGATCCCCGCTGGCGCGCGGGCGAGTTGCGCTTCGAGCCGCCTCAAGCCCTAGTCTCCGGTGAGGATGGATTGAGCGCTCTCCGCGCTATCGTCGCTCAGGCACCCGATCATCTGGCGCCGGCCGGGTGGTTGCTGCTGGAGCACGGCTACGATCAAGGCGAAACGGTGCCTGCGCTGCTGCGACGACGCGGTTTTGTTGAAATTGCCGATCATCGGGACACCGCTGGTGTAAGCCGCTGCGCTTGCGGGCGTTGGCCGGGTTGA
- a CDS encoding CreA family protein, with amino-acid sequence MKRLMLGSLLYGALALAAHAEEIGSVDTVFKWLGPDNKIVIEAFDDPKVEGVTCYVSRSKTGGIKGGLGLAEDTSDASIACRQVGPITMKEKFKDGEEVFSERRSLIFKKMQVVRFMDEARNTLVYIVYSDRVIEGSPKNSITAVPIMPWGSTALKATP; translated from the coding sequence ATGAAGCGTCTTATGTTGGGGAGCTTGCTCTATGGCGCGCTGGCGCTGGCGGCGCACGCTGAGGAAATCGGCAGCGTCGATACCGTTTTCAAATGGTTGGGACCCGATAACAAGATCGTGATCGAGGCCTTCGACGATCCCAAGGTCGAGGGCGTAACCTGCTACGTCAGCCGCTCCAAGACCGGCGGCATCAAGGGCGGCTTGGGATTGGCCGAGGACACGTCCGATGCGTCCATCGCCTGCCGGCAAGTCGGGCCGATTACTATGAAGGAAAAATTCAAGGATGGCGAAGAAGTGTTCAGCGAACGGCGTTCGCTGATTTTCAAGAAAATGCAGGTGGTGCGATTTATGGACGAGGCTCGCAACACGCTGGTTTATATCGTCTATAGCGACCGCGTGATCGAAGGTTCGCCGAAAAACTCGATCACGGCGGTTCCGATCATGCCTTGGGGAAGTACGGCGCTGAAGGCGACGCCTTGA